DNA sequence from the Acanthopagrus latus isolate v.2019 chromosome 15, fAcaLat1.1, whole genome shotgun sequence genome:
TCCCACACTGCACCTCTGTCATCCCTTCTTGTCCAAAGTAGCTCAGCTCGTTTCCATCCAGAACCACACTGGCAGTGTAGAAGGTATCAGGCTCGATCTGGACTGGATACTCGAACCAAACAGGAAAGGTGTTGCTGGAACCGTCGGAGAAATATTTACTGAGATTTTGTCCCAGAAGCACACCTTGACGTTTCAACTCAATCTTGGCACTGTACTCTGCTGAGCCACAGCTAGATCCATACAGTCCAAAACCAGCAATGAAAACTCTTTTATCCACTGCAAACTGTATACTGTCACAGCGGCCCCGATAGCGCCACTGATTGCTTCGGTAGGCACAGGACTGAAATCTGTGGCAGCGCTGGGGTGTCAGGCCCTTCCTAGGCTGGCTGACAAACTCCAGATCAGGTTTCTTTGCTGCTGTGTACCACAGGAAAATGTCATTGGTCTCAGTCAGTGTCAACACACCCGACTGGGCTGCTCCGTTGGCAAAATCATCCAGAGCCATCGTGGGGATACGTATCAGGAACATGGCCTTGCCCAAAACCTTACGCTTGTTATCAGTTGACGAGGTGAGCTCCTGTCTTTGGCACTCAGCTTCAGCCCAGTTTAGTGCTGCCTCAAATACCACTATCTCTTTAGCATTGAGTGTCTCTCGCTGTAGGATACTCTCCAGGGTCTGGGAGTCGATGTCGCAGAAGCCCTCCGAGCGTAGCGCCAGCTCGGCCTGGGCATCAATCACCTCCCAGCAGCGCTGTGTCAGCTCTGGCTCCTCGAACAGGCAGCTCTGGGAGAGTAACACACAGGCATTCTTGGCACTCAGGCTGGTCTCCAGGAAGTTGACGCAGGCACGAGCCAGGTGAGGGACAATGTACTTCTTGGCAGCATAAAGAGTTGCCAACACTGTGTCAGCACACAGGTCAATCTCGTCACAGTAAATGTACCTGTCGACAAAAAAATTGGTCATTCTTGGTTAACAGACAACAGATTGAGCGCCACagaatttaaatgcaaatagaCATTTTTGTTTAGATGATAATTATACTGCAAAATCAGACCATATGGCatgataaatataacaaaagtcttttcttttgacattttagttgGTTGTGGTTAAGAGCTTACTGATATGATTTGTTGCTCTGTAAGCAACAGCATCGCTACATCAGTCAAAATCATGTCTGAAAACAATTAAACAGCAATCTAAACAGAATGAAATCACTGTGCAGAATAATC
Encoded proteins:
- the btbd3b gene encoding BTB/POZ domain-containing protein 3, whose product is MVDAKGRNMKCLTFFLMLPESVKSKSSKSSKKGNASGSSKLPPVCYEIITLRSKKKKKMAADIFPTKKPASTTTVQQYQQQNLNNNNTIQNCNWQGLYSTIRERNSVMFNNELMADVHFVVGQTGRTQRLPGHRYVLAVGSSVFHAMFYGELAENKDEIHIPDVEPAAFLAMLKYIYCDEIDLCADTVLATLYAAKKYIVPHLARACVNFLETSLSAKNACVLLSQSCLFEEPELTQRCWEVIDAQAELALRSEGFCDIDSQTLESILQRETLNAKEIVVFEAALNWAEAECQRQELTSSTDNKRKVLGKAMFLIRIPTMALDDFANGAAQSGVLTLTETNDIFLWYTAAKKPDLEFVSQPRKGLTPQRCHRFQSCAYRSNQWRYRGRCDSIQFAVDKRVFIAGFGLYGSSCGSAEYSAKIELKRQGVLLGQNLSKYFSDGSSNTFPVWFEYPVQIEPDTFYTASVVLDGNELSYFGQEGMTEVQCGKVTFQFQCSSDSTNGTGVQGGQIPELIFYA